The segment TTAttctacttcaaattttttcCCCCCAAAATAATTCTTGTTGGGAAAGCCTAGATCTTGGGGTTTAGCTTGGAGCACTAACATTGAAAAATGCtatgctatactattataccatctcaaaaaaccactttattacttataccatcccattttacaatatctctcATATCCTAAAACtctattcttattaaaatattattctttaatttttctttattatttctttttaaccaaTGCTTTTTTTCAGTTCCACTTTCCTAGGCtttccaaccatttttttttttttcctcagcctccctcaacctctagcaccggTTCATCTCACAGAACCACACACACAGACCCATCAACACAGCCACACACACAAAGCATCAAACCAGAGCCAACAACggccaccacacccaccacccaagccaccgatcagAAACCACACCGCCGATTTGAAACCCAACCTATTTGAAACccaccggagcaaacccattcaaaaaaaatcatcaccggaGCTACCAATGATCAACCCAACCGATCCACCCACCGATCAACAAATCTACCGTTTCAAACCCACCATCAACTGATCCCAGCCCACCGATCCAAACCCAGCTCGCCGATCCatgatgagagatgagagagaggccGTGTGAAGCTTCGCCGATCCACGACCAACAACCAACTTCAACCACAACCCAACCACGACCCAAACCCCGGACCCAACCACGACCCACAACCCCTTTAAGCACCGGTCAcaaccagaaaagaaaaaaaaaatcacaaccaccATAGTGACCCACGCTGTCACCCACGACCCAAACACCgaacccacaacccaaccacGACCCAAGCACCGGACCCAACCACGACCCACAACCCCTTTTAAGCACTGGTCACagccaaaaaccacaaccaccacaccCACGTCGTCATCCACGACTCAAACACCGGACCCATAACCCAACCACGACCCAAAACCGGACCCACAACCCAAACACCGAACCcaacagagaaggaagagagagcagAGGTGGCGTTTGGGTCCATAGAGAGGAAAGAGTAGAGatggagaaacagagaagagaaggaagagagagaaaggaattgTGGGTGGAGAGAAAAAATCGGAggggaataaaatatatatatttttttaacattctgctacagtacaattctaagttTAGAAtagtactgtagcactattgcaaaattttttgcaatagtgcgGTTTAGCATTGTTTGATGCAGGTGTTTTTGTCCtctaaaatgtcaaaaatgccTTAAATAtggctttagcatttttcaatgctagtgctctagaGAAAGAGTTGTTAGCCACCAGGactctctcttccctcttcAAAACCCTAGTAATttccacctcaaaaccctaaacttAACTTCACTTTaggattccaaaaaaaaaaaaaaaaaaaaagagagactcaTCActcatgtaaaaattaaaaaacaaaaaaaaattaaaaaaaacgttaggattgagaaaaagagagagagagactcttGTTAGGACTCTCTTCCCTCCTCAAAACAATTACCACCTCAAAACCATAAACTTAACTTGGCAAGGCAACAttctatcttttttatttgctttcatatgtgcctaaaattttctttctatcttattcttttgttatctatacatatattaagaggattcaaaaagttagttattgttttttttcctatcaaaaatacctttaaattaattaaccaacaacttaaaaatggggttaaaatagtaaattcgaaaaagaaaattaattattattttttttactaacaaaaatatctctacctaaaacttaaaaatgaggttaaaatagtaaattgacaaaaataataaattcctacttctacgtTGAAATACCTTCCTACTTCTAAAAACTCCTACTTTTACGTtgatttaaattcctacttctactcactaactccttacaaaataggattactcttttgttagttttaaaactcatCCCacgtattcatttttttttttttttctcttcatcatgatgtatttgtttctttacccaaaaaatgaaaattattaataaattcaaattattaatctttacccaaaaaatagaaaagcctcaCACGCGTGCTCAGAGACTAgtatatagtattagattagattagatttcTGTAGGTACATCCTGATGCAAGAACATACCGCAACAGAACTCTCCCAAATGTCAACgatttgtttttgatatatggAAATGACAACACTGAGCAAAGGCAAAATTACTCTGGTCACTCTATGGATGTTGAGGACTATGAGCTGGGAGTAAATActggtctctctctcttattgCAATCAGTTAAGGACTTCTCAGGAAATGTTTGAACTACACGTGTGATATTAGAGGAGGACCATCTGAAAACCGCACTAGCATGTTTAATTTACAAGTGCAATAGTTGTCCATTTGCTAGTATAATTACTATAAATAATTTGTCAACTTTGTTGTTGTAATAAGTATTAATTTGTCACTATCCGTGCAAAAAGGAAGTTTTAATTTGATGCTAATACATTTACTTGACTCAGTTTTCCTGAAAATTTGATACAAAAGAACTGAAATTTGCCCATTTCAAGTAATGTTTGAAGCTATTAATTTTGTCAAACAGTATGAAACAACAttatcattactttttttttggtgctgtATGCCTCCAGAGCAAATCCTCTCATGTAATGACAGTTATTTTTAAAGTTGTAGGTGAAGAGGATTACCAGTCCCCTGCTAATAATGATCCTCTGAGGATAAATTTGACAAGGGAAATGGACCATTATTTTATCATCCTTATGTTAGAACAGTTGCACAGAGGGAATAAGATTGGTCGTACATACAATGCTCAGGCTTGGACCTGGATAAATGCAtcatttagtaaaaaatttggaTTCCTTTGTGACAAAGATGTACTAGAAGATCGGTATTGGAGCTTGAGGAAAGAGTATACGGACATCACAGATATCCTCAATCATAATGGCTTTGCTTAGGATGGAATTCGCCAAACAATGACAACTGATGATGATGGTTGGGAAGCTTATATCAAGGtgctattttttcttatttgtaatGTTGCTAGGATAAAGGTTTATCTCTTTTTGTTTCCCTTGGTTATCACTAAAGAGCACTGAGCATGCCACAGTATGGTAAACGTGTGTGCGCACAcacattctttctttctctcctgCTTGATGAAATGATAGAGAGTCTTCATGAAGTAAACTATGTTGGTGCGTAACGTAGGGTGCAGAAAATCTTATCGATAGTTGAACATTGAGCTGTATAATTTTGATCagcttttatttaaaaatggcATTTTGCAGGATCATCCAGATGCAGTTGCATATAGAAATAAGATCTTGGGTGATTATTGTGATTTGTGCTTGATTTATGGTAATGAAAGTCAGCATAGTAGATCAAGTTATTTCGACGTAAAAATGGAGATCAACACCAACACCCTGGGGATGGGGATTGATGATATAATTGGAGAGACGCTATCTCCAGCGACTGAGTTTGAAATATCTCATcagaaaagaaagtgaaaatCTGCTCCTTTGTCAACCTCAGCATGTATCCAAACGGTTAGGAGAACCATCGAGAAAGAGACATAAGAGGTAGTTGAGGGGAAGCCATGTGTAGTAAAAACATATTTGGGTACTGAGGAAGACAGAGACTACAGCTCAATAGAATGTATAGTTGCAGCACTTCAAATCGTTTTTGACATGGATGATGAGATCTTCTTGGAGGCTTGTGAACTTTTAGAAGATGAGAGAAAGGCCAAGATGTTCGTGGCCATGGATGTCACAGCACGGAGGAAGTGGTTATTGAAAAAGCTTCGACGGTAGcatctatttttcttgttaatGCCAGATATAATTTTGGTACTTTTTTATTGGGGAGTTTTTCCAATGTAAATCAGATCCtatattaatgtaaaggcaTTTTTCAATGCAATTTCCTGTATGATTTCCCTgttgaaattggaaaaaaagttaattgaatTTGCTTTTGCTGGGAGGTCCTGCGCATAGTGATGGTTGATTGTAGCTGGATTTATGGTCGATTGCCTGGAATGTTGATGAAAAATACATTCTCAATCGATAtttttcccaaaacaaaaatagattgAAGCTTTAACATGTGTTGCACATTTATATCTTTTAATGCATATATGATAGTAAATGGACTTATTTCTGTCCATGTTAGGGCATAAAATTTTATCTACAAGTGTGAAGGATTTTTAGCCATTTAGCTAGCATATTGATATACAGCAAATCTATATGCACCTAAATCTTTTAATGGACATTTCACACATACCCTTTCCCTTTTTGAGTGTGAGATTTTTGATAAAAACTTACTATGCTCTTtcttcactttttcatttttctcctcTCCTAATAACCAAACAAAGGAAAGTTTAATATTTTCCTTCCCTTCTCTCCTCTTTACACAATTAGTGTCATGGAAAAAGAGGggaaatttgtaggaaaatgaGAAACGTGTGGACAAAAGATTGCTACTTTTCCAGAAAGTCAAAAACGTGTGGACCTCTCTTTGAACTTTGTTGGATGGATTGCATGGAGGATGGCTACCTACTTTTATTACCATTTGTTTGACCACAATGACCAGTATGTTGCTTAGAAAGTtccaagatttattttaggtttcACACGGAAACTTGCAGgatattacaataaaaaaagcATCTGTGGTTCTTGGAAAGTTCAAAGAGTCACACCAAAAGCAATGTAAAAAGCATCAATTATGGGACTTTAAAGTTCAAAGCGTTGCTGGACACACCAAAAGCAAGCCACCTTTAAAGGCTTCTCTTGCTTGCATTCACCCTCTTCCTAATTTGTCATTCACTTTCCTGAGTTATATTGCAATATTTTCACagttttctttctcctcctttcAGATCTTTACAACAGTTTGCTCATAAATCTTGATGGCTCTTGTGACCTGTGAAGGagcctcatcttcttctttcaccCACCAACCCAAGAAATTTGATGTCTTCTTGAGTTTCAGAGGTGAAGATACTCGTCTTGGTTTTATAGGCTATTTGTGTAATGCTTTGTGTCAACGGGGTATTAACACCTTTATTGATGATAACCTTCAAAGAGGAGAAGAAATTTCTGTAGGACTTCTCAAAGTTATTGAAAGTTCAAGGATTTCAATAATTGTATTCTCAGAAAACTATGCATCCTCCAAATGGTGCTTGGATGAACTTGCTAAGATTGTTGAGTGTAGGAAAAAAGACCAATTAGTGCTACCGGTTTTTTACAACATAGATCCATCAGAAGTTCGTAACCAAAAAGGAAAGTTTGGAGAAGCACTATctaaacatgaagaaaaattaaaggattACAAGGTGCAGAGCTGGAGGGAAGCTTTATTTGAAGCTGCAAATATATCTGGTTGGCATTACAAGCATAAGTATGTATTTAATGACAATTATTGTGCTTTTTATGAGTTTCATTGGTTTGTTATGATAACTGATTTAATTGTTAAACAACAATTACCACTAATTTATAGTGTTAGTTTTTTGGCCAAAttatgaatgattttttttcttcatatctACTCCAAtagaagggttttttttttttttttttttttttgagaaaacactACTATAGAAGTTAGCTGGCAATGTAGAAAtagaaagatttaaaaaaataaaataaaaaactacctTACCAATTAAATAGATGTTTCTCccacatattatttatttaaaaaatgtttccCAAAAATATCCTTAATAATTTAGTTCTAGtattaaaaatgagttgtaagttgtaacaagTTTCAATTATCAGTAACTAGATTTTCATTGCAACtcacactcaaaaaaaaaaaaaaagattttcattGCAACTTTATGCGAAATGTATAGTTATCATAATCATACCGaaacaatggtttttttttttttttttttgagagtcaaACAATGGTTGAACCCTCAAATTGGTAAACAATATGAAAATCCGGATGTTATGACAGAAACGTTAGTTTCACAACCAAAAAGCTGATTAAATGATCATGAaaattgatggttttttttttttttttaaaaacgttAGTTCCACATGGTTTTATTCAAATCGTTTGGTctttaatgttaatttttttttttttttatcaaattagtTACTATACTTTCCTTCAATTATGCACTTTTATATATGGTCTTTTTAAGTATTTAGCTTTTAAACTTTGAAATGAGTAGTCAAATAATCAATTCAAGTATCTTATTATTTCGTCATtatttatataaacatatataaattcaatatatGAACAATAATATCCTATTAATTTCAATCTATGTAATGCCTAAATATTTATGTTTAAATTGAATGTAAGTTcatctttttataatttatcttctttttgtattttttaatttattttaatttgttcatatttaaaataaatttatcattagTACAACAGTTGAGTCAATCATCTAATGGTTGAACCAATGAACTACCACACCACCTTGATGATTGAATGCTCAATACGTCATGACAGCTATGTCCAGAACCctaaaactaatatatatatatatatatatatatatatgctaacaTAATGACAGTTACAGATTTATGAATTTGTACATGCCActttatttgataattattcaaatttaattCACAAGCTGAACATCTTAAATTTAGTTCATTTTCAtacttctattttcttttctaaattgtgtgtgtatatatatgacaaaaatCTAAATTGTATATTGTTTTCATGTTTTGTGAATGACAGTTGCAACGAGTTTCAATTTATCCAAGGAATTGTTGAAGAGATCTCAAATTCTATATTAAATTGCACGCCGTTATTTGTTGCACGATACCCAGTTGGAATAAATTATCGTGTAAAGACCATACTTTCAGATATTGAATCAAATGATGGTCATATAATAGGTATCTATGGCCTTGGTGGAATTGGTAAGACAACAATCGCAAAAGctatttttaatagaatttgtgATCATTTTGATGGATTTTGTTATCTAGAAAATTTAAGGGAAAGATTGGGGACAAATGCTGGTGTAGTCGAATTACAAGAGACACTTCTTTTTGAGATCTTAAGGAATACAAATTTAAAGGTGGGTAACAAATCTAGAGGAATCAATATGATAAAGGAAAGACTTTCATTTATGAGGATCCTTTTagttcttgatgatgtggataAACAGATCCAAGTAGAAAATTTGCTTGGAAGATGTGATTGGTTTGCTTCTGGAAGCAAAATCATTATAACAACAAGAGACAAACACTTATTAGCTACTCTTGGAAAATGTTGTTCAACCTACGAGGTTAAGGGATTAGATCAAGAAGAAGCTCTGGAACTCCTTAGTATGCATGCCTTCCAAAGCAAGAAACCTAAAGAAGATTATTTGGAACTTGCAAATAGAGTTATACAATATGCTAGGGGACTCCCATTAGCTCTAGTAATAGTGGGTGCTGATTTGAATGGAAGAACTAAACCTCAGTGGAGAAGTGCAGTAGATAAGTATGAAAGAATTCCTaatgaagaaattcaaaaaattcttgaaataaGCTATGAAGGATTGGATGAAACTGAAAAAGATATTTTCCTTGATATCGCATGCTTCTTTAAGGGATTTTTTAAGGAGTATGTCATGGATATATTGAATGCTTGCGATTTACATCCAATTTATGGAATTCAAAAACTTTTCGATAAGTGCCTAATAACTGTTGATCAATATGATAGATTGTTGATGCATGACTTGCTCCAACAAATGAGTAGGGACATTATTCGACGGGAATCGCCACGAATGCCCGGAGAGCGTAGTAGGCTATGGTGTTATGAGGATGTTCATAAAGTACTAACACAAAATAAGGTATGCATTATCTTGGTTCattttctacctttttttttcaaatggcaAATGTAgtgattatttttcatttaaatgttgaagaaaatttAAGTATATTAGTTTAGTTCTTGTTTAAATTAACCGTCATTACACTTTAGTGAATTTTATTGTATAGTGTGATTGACTTGATGCTTTGTCTAATAAGGGATCAGAAAAAATTCGAGGCATAAGGATATGCTCACCTGAACCATCAAAGATGAAATTAGAACCTAAATGTcttgaaaagatgaaaaatctcAAGTTCCTCATAGTTAGTAATGTAGATATTTGTAGAGGTCTCAAATATCTTCCTAACAAATTAAGGGTTCTTGATTGGTCCGGATTTCCTTTATCTTCCTTACCACCTAATTTTGATCCTCAAAATCTCATTACACTGAACATGCCAGAAAGTCGAGTTACATTGGACAAGCTTTTCAAggtatatcatttttatttatttataattattattactttattaaactatattttaataatgtttgttggagttaaaaattttgattttttttttctacagaGGATACAATGCAAAAACTTGACATATATGAATTTCAATTCCAATCAATACATTAGGGAATTACCCGACTTATTGAGTGCCaccccaaacataaagaaatTGGATCtccaaaattgtgaaaaattag is part of the Quercus robur chromosome 9, dhQueRobu3.1, whole genome shotgun sequence genome and harbors:
- the LOC126700155 gene encoding disease resistance protein RUN1-like — translated: MALVTCEGASSSSFTHQPKKFDVFLSFRGEDTRLGFIGYLCNALCQRGINTFIDDNLQRGEEISVGLLKVIESSRISIIVFSENYASSKWCLDELAKIVECRKKDQLVLPVFYNIDPSEVRNQKGKFGEALSKHEEKLKDYKVQSWREALFEAANISGWHYKHNCNEFQFIQGIVEEISNSILNCTPLFVARYPVGINYRVKTILSDIESNDGHIIGIYGLGGIGKTTIAKAIFNRICDHFDGFCYLENLRERLGTNAGVVELQETLLFEILRNTNLKVGNKSRGINMIKERLSFMRILLVLDDVDKQIQVENLLGRCDWFASGSKIIITTRDKHLLATLGKCCSTYEVKGLDQEEALELLSMHAFQSKKPKEDYLELANRVIQYARGLPLALVIVGADLNGRTKPQWRSAVDKYERIPNEEIQKILEISYEGLDETEKDIFLDIACFFKGFFKEYVMDILNACDLHPIYGIQKLFDKCLITVDQYDRLLMHDLLQQMSRDIIRRESPRMPGERSRLWCYEDVHKVLTQNKGSEKIRGIRICSPEPSKMKLEPKCLEKMKNLKFLIVSNVDICRGLKYLPNKLRVLDWSGFPLSSLPPNFDPQNLITLNMPESRVTLDKLFKRIQCKNLTYMNFNSNQYIRELPDLLSATPNIKKLDLQNCEKLVKIHDSIGYLDKLESWDLWNCIELQILPSCIAMKSLKYLNLIYCKRVKSFPDIPQEMENLKFLSLGHTAIRELPPSIGNLTRLERLEIGSNFYLCHLPSSIYKLQHLRKLFLYGNVKFPKGVVIGRQATCNSYSGFSKYCFPKLNFLKKLTSCFTHSEKCLLSRSKDLNLRESIIRFNRLNSLLILDSKFLKKIPKLPESIREVDVTNCISLNSESLRKLILQFGRNLGLSPNMKCSGVKHKLLMDSHSHRKLLNQIDCSSRVSLSKFSTIQEESIPTLDAYLCDLGERYDIRVPGKKIPNWINHQSIKSSISFWVGPEFPSIVVCVALHLIPLKDNYANIIDKCGSIRDDIIYCVCDIHIFTDSRKRRRIVRTHLYGLKCDHLWFYGAPHNRLQMDFGDLMQGDRNHVEISCKITHWVSRNGKYAPVITRLGVHVECICPPQNSIIIQCNSQNVDEDTKLLTPLLSQNGSTDGLRRRRPFKLL